AAATGCAGATGGAACTAGCAAATGAACCAAGCTGCTGCAATCAATTCACGTGCTGTAGAGATGGCAAGGTGGTGTCGAGAAAGTTAAACCTGAAGAATGAGTACTGAATTTCTATATGTGATCTGgggggcgggcggggggggggggagaaagcaGAGTTAATAGGGGAACCAAGACAGAAACAATCACCATCTCCATTACATCCGGCAAACATTTTGAAATCAGCTCCTTCTGCCTGTAAGACTGTTTCCGTCAAACACACTGACACTGTTATACACTtcttattttttggtttattggATCTTATGTCACGCAGGCATTGTTAGTTCGACAAGTCAGTATTTGGGGTTACATCCACTGCAGCCTTGGAGCAGAGCCGAAGAGGTTACACCATCTACCCactgtttccatctcctcccttgcAATCAGAGGCAGCTGTGATTGCTGCTCCGAGTCACCTCCTCCTGCCAGGTCGCTGGGGTCATCTCCGCCTGTCAGTCAATCAGGTCAGCTGCACTGCACACCCAGAGCAGAGAATTCAAGCCCCGGGCCTCCCACCTTTACAGTGTAACTTAGCAAAACGTTGGCATTTTGTAATGAAAACTAGTTAAAAGCAACTTTTTAGTATGTTAGGCAGAATGAACGAACACATTTCATAAAATACTAGCATGCCTTTTAGAAGCTAAAACACATTAGTATCCTGCAAAATTAATGTATAAATAAACTATTACCTGGAATGACATTACCATTatgtatataaaaagaaaaactggaattTTCTCTTCCGACACATGCAGGTTTGAATACCTTATCAACCTATATCATATTTGGAGTGGAAAGGTCActtcagaatggaaaaatattaaagaattatgTGACTGGCAAAACAGTACATGCTACTTATTTCAGACTTGCATTATTCCGAAGAGACAGCGTCCTTTTTAACTTCTTCAGAGAGGATGTGCGCTGCTATTCACTTAGTAAGAACCATGACTTTTATAccagaatatatagttatagtataTAATACTAGACTGTGAAAGTACTGGGAAGGTAGGACATATCCTTGCAAGATAGATGAACCTCTTTAGTATTGTTATTAAAAGagtaaaatagatttaaaatgtCAATACTTCATTTTTAAGTACATCCCTTTTTTCTCTGTATCATCCTTCCTTTTGGTCTCCTTTGTATCCCATTTCTTGTGTTCCAATCACATCACACTAGGTTCTTAGCTTACTGGTCCCCATGCCCTTACCTGACCGTCACAGCTGCTCAATCCCTCCACGTGTAATGAATGAACAAGGTTCCTATAAGAGAATAATCAGCCGAGCATCACGCTCTatcttttgtaaatattttttttcttaaaatacagaGTTATATTCTCAGCGTACAGACTTACGTGTATTCTAGGTCACATATTTGAAGAATAATCATTCATAGACCATGGTGAGAAATCACTATGTTACTGCTACACTATTCAGCAAGCTGATagaatgaccaaaaaaaaaaaaaaaatcacatttcatgACTACTGTCTTAAATCTACTTTAGTTTTCCTGACTAAGCCAAATagattggtgtttttttttttttttaactgtcctATCCCTTTCTTATTCCAAACTTGGAGAAATTCTACAGAAACAGAACTTAAGAGCAATTATAAGTGGAACCCCTGGCGCTTGGCTTTTGATTCCATGTGTATCTGAGGGCATGACCAGTGATTTTGGCCTGGACAGTCACAGCCGGGagcaggaagagatggagaggtgCCAAGGTGGTTTTGGGGGATGCGGATGCCCCTGAGCCAGTGCTGGGTGCTGCAGCTGGCCCCGTGTGCTGGCTGCGTGTGTTCTCAGGCTTTCTGGTCCACCTGCAGCACGGCGGGCTGGACCTGTTTCTCAGCGGATCCTTCCATCTCTTCGGAGTCGAGCACGTAACCACTCTCATCGTACACCTGCTGCGCCTGCTGCAGGTCCACCgactcttcctcttcatcctccacAATGGTCAGGTCAGCATTGCTGCCCACGCCGGAGCTGTTCCCCTTCAGGGCTGGCTTCTCACCATCTTCTGCGCTGCCGCTGGGGAGGGATGCTTCGGAAACGCCCTCTGTGAGAGAGCTCTGGTCTTCCAACTTGGTCTCATTTTCTGCAGAGCTTTCTCCCTCCCGGACTTTCTTCCTACCGAAGGACAGGGGAGAAACCTTGAAAGGGGAGCTTATCCCTGAAGAGGCTTTCTGGTGGGTGGATGCGAGCGATTTCTtaatcttttctctcctctcaacAGATACGATCTTTGTGCCCAGCTTGTTCATCTTTTTCTCGATGTTCTGGCGAGAAAACGCTTTCTTGAGGCTATCCACTTTCCTCAGGCTGgatctctttattttctctgccctgCTTTCTTCCAGCTTCTCGTCGGTGCTGTCTTCCAGGGCTTCCTCATCACAGGGCAATTCATCATCGGAGGAGAGGTCCACGTTGTGCAGCGTCTCCTCCAGGGACTTATTCTCAGCAAGCTCCTCCTTGCCGTCTGCAGGAGCGGTAACCTGCTCTTTCACAAACACACTGGCAGGGATCTCACTTTCTTCCTGaaaagaagggcagtgtggaTTTAGGCTAATGGCACATTTTACAAATAGCCCTGAACGATTGTAATTTGGGTGTGATTCTGGGCAATGGAAATGATAGAAATGAAATATGGCTTCGTTTTCTAGAATAGGAAGCATTCTTTCTCGTGTGGGTGCAGTCATTCCCCTCGGGCTGGATAAGGCAAGGCTTGCCCGTGGGAATACCACGAGCGGAGCTGCAAAGGCTCTATCAGTGacaggcagagggaagtgggCTGACTCATGTAGGCCAGGAAGCTGCCTAGATAAAGAGACTAAAGTAAGTGGCAGCCCTGGGAGCCCAGAggccttctctcctcccttctgtctGGTCAGGGGCACAGCTTCTGCCACAATTCCAGTACAAACATGCCCAAGTTCACAGTGGAAAATGCAGACAGAGCCAGAGGGGAATTAAGGAGTCCTTAAATGAAGAATAGCATAGATGCCTTGATGAggtccctcctcctccactggGCATTAGAAGAGACGGTTGAACAGAccaaaatcaacacacacacacatacagacacacacacatgcatgcacccacacactcacacacatgtacatatacgtacatgcatatatatacacagacacattcatgcacacattgacacacgtgtacacatgtacacacaaacatacacacatgcacccacacagtacatatatgcacacgcacataatacacattcatgcacacattcacacacacgtgtacacatatacacacgcacacatgcatatgcacacatacttatacacacacacaaattattgaGCGGTGTAAGTAAAGATTCGCCTTCCCAGCTCCTGCCTGTAAAGCCATGTGGATCAGGATGTGTCCTGTGGGAATCAGGAAGGGACCTAGAGGAGGCAAACGTGTGACCAGATAGGGTGTCAAGCCTCTAGTGTACAGTGTGATCGTCTTGGGGCAATGAAGCTCGGGGCTCACCGCCAGCTAAGAGTAAGGAGAGAAGTTGGGGAGCCAGCCCTCTTCAGgcttcccagcatgctctgccTCCAGCCCCTTGCAGAGGCAACCGTGGCCTCCCATAGAGTCTCAGGGACTGGCAGAGCCAGAAAATCTGCACCGTGCAAAGTTGCTCCCCGAGAGATCGGAATACAGACAGATTCAGGCCACATAGTATAAGAGCAACTTTgagttttaagtgtttttttttttttttcactgttacACAAGAATCCATTATCACGGTACCCTCGTGTTTTCGTAGAAAATAATAGCACAAGGAGGAATTATGGCAGGAGGCCTGAGTGTGTCTTCGCTGAACTGTTAATGGCCGTGGAGCGTCAGCAAATAGCTTAATCTCCTTGGGTTCCTGCTCCTTCCAGATAGGAACCAGAGGATTTGACCTAGATTAGCAGCTTTCAAAATGCACTCCCAGGGCCACTGGGGGTTCGGAGGGAACGTAAGCGGGGCACGCATGTGGACGCCTTTCTGCCTACGCTTCACCCAGAGAGCCTCCAGGTGACCTGATTGCACCTCAGCCGGTTCGGCACACTCGGAAGTAGGAAAACAAAGTGCCGTCTGTGGACGTGAAGGTCTGCCTTCCCCGACGACCTTCCAGGGTGCTGGCAGGTGTTCGGAAGGCTGCCGCCTGAGAGAAAACCCATCAGCGGTCTTACACAGCACCAGACCCTGCGTCCTGTGTTACCGACCTGCCAGACATGTTGTGGCCATTGCACAGTG
This region of Arvicola amphibius chromosome 18, mArvAmp1.2, whole genome shotgun sequence genomic DNA includes:
- the Cavin2 gene encoding caveolae-associated protein 2, which produces MGEDAVQAEKFQHPNADARQEKPSSPSPMPSSTPSPSLNLGSTDEAIRDNSQVNAVTVHTLLDKLVNMLDTVRENQHNMEQRQINLEGSVKGIQNDLTKLSKYQASTSNTVNKLLEKSRKVSAHTRAVRERLERQCVQVKRLENNHAQLLRRNHFKVLIFQEESEIPASVFVKEQVTAPADGKEELAENKSLEETLHNVDLSSDDELPCDEEALEDSTDEKLEESRAEKIKRSSLRKVDSLKKAFSRQNIEKKMNKLGTKIVSVERREKIKKSLASTHQKASSGISSPFKVSPLSFGRKKVREGESSAENETKLEDQSSLTEGVSEASLPSGSAEDGEKPALKGNSSGVGSNADLTIVEDEEEESVDLQQAQQVYDESGYVLDSEEMEGSAEKQVQPAVLQVDQKA